From the Natrarchaeobaculum aegyptiacum genome, one window contains:
- a CDS encoding aminomethyltransferase family protein: MSVIESIHADHGATFGDRGGRTVVEHYGRPERAHRAVRNGVGLLEAAYGVVVVEGEDRLEYVDNVVSNRVPAEDGRGCEALVLDPQGRVEVELTVYNAGERLLLFTQPGAAGDLADDWSEKVFIQDVEITDATDEYAVFRLCGPQATEKVASVLNGAATPEQPHTFVRGTMGDTGVTVIRTDGHPGEETYEVVCSAADAEAVHDVLLTQGMNAAPVGYRTWEALCLEAGTPLFDAELEGQIPNVLGLRGAVDFEKGCFVGQEVVSRVENVGQPSRRLVGLTLEGAADAPDDEPVVPDAGATVFDGDATVGEVTRAVESPMLEAVIALALVEYDCETESLSVRVDGEEIPARQTSLPFLEGSARSGRLPQYDAAE, from the coding sequence ATGAGTGTCATCGAGTCGATTCACGCCGACCACGGGGCGACCTTCGGCGACCGCGGTGGTCGAACGGTCGTCGAACACTACGGCCGGCCCGAGCGCGCCCACCGGGCGGTCCGCAACGGCGTCGGCCTGCTCGAGGCCGCCTACGGCGTCGTCGTCGTCGAGGGAGAGGACCGACTCGAGTACGTCGACAACGTCGTCTCGAACCGCGTCCCCGCCGAGGACGGCCGCGGCTGTGAGGCGCTGGTCCTCGATCCGCAGGGTCGCGTCGAGGTCGAATTGACCGTCTACAACGCGGGCGAGCGTCTCCTCTTGTTCACCCAGCCCGGAGCGGCCGGCGACCTCGCAGACGACTGGTCGGAGAAGGTGTTCATTCAGGACGTCGAGATCACCGACGCGACAGACGAGTACGCCGTCTTCCGTCTCTGCGGGCCACAGGCGACCGAGAAGGTCGCGAGCGTCCTCAACGGCGCGGCGACGCCCGAACAGCCCCACACCTTCGTCCGTGGAACGATGGGCGACACCGGCGTGACCGTGATCCGAACCGACGGCCACCCCGGCGAGGAGACCTACGAGGTCGTCTGCAGTGCCGCCGACGCCGAGGCGGTCCACGACGTCCTCCTCACACAGGGGATGAACGCCGCACCCGTCGGCTACCGGACCTGGGAGGCCCTCTGTCTCGAGGCCGGCACGCCGCTGTTCGACGCCGAACTCGAGGGGCAGATCCCGAACGTGCTCGGTCTCCGCGGGGCCGTCGACTTCGAGAAGGGCTGTTTCGTCGGCCAGGAGGTCGTCTCCCGTGTCGAGAACGTCGGCCAGCCGAGTCGCCGACTGGTCGGACTCACACTCGAGGGGGCTGCCGACGCACCTGACGACGAACCAGTCGTCCCCGACGCCGGTGCGACCGTCTTCGACGGCGACGCCACCGTCGGCGAAGTCACCCGTGCCGTCGAGAGCCCGATGCTCGAGGCCGTGATCGCCCTCGCGCTCGTGGAGTACGACTGCGAGACCGAGTCGCTCTCGGTCCGGGTCGACGGCGAGGAGATTCCGGCACGGCAGACGAGTCTCCCCTTCCTCGAGGGCTCGGCGCGGTCGGGACGGCTCCCGCAGTACGACGCGGCCGAGTGA
- a CDS encoding DUF6432 family protein — protein MRAKREYRNRDGTQVAVLDALVNRAEEGMTVFELRAAVEVDIDDLETALSTLKADGLIEVESSVGEGGRTVIKPHERVVPDQPVDDEESATIGEWLRERFPF, from the coding sequence ATGAGAGCCAAGCGGGAGTACCGGAACCGCGACGGGACGCAGGTGGCGGTACTCGATGCGCTCGTCAACCGCGCCGAGGAGGGGATGACTGTCTTCGAACTCCGGGCAGCCGTCGAAGTCGACATCGACGACCTCGAGACGGCGCTGTCGACGCTGAAAGCCGACGGACTCATCGAAGTCGAATCGAGCGTGGGTGAGGGCGGTCGGACGGTGATCAAGCCCCACGAGCGCGTCGTCCCGGACCAGCCAGTCGACGACGAAGAGTCGGCGACGATCGGTGAGTGGCTCCGCGAGCGGTTCCCGTTTTGA
- a CDS encoding DUF7093 family protein codes for MVLRCSLLGHDYGEPDVEREREERGSEVVVTVQEYEECSRCGDRNVLSENTEVRSLSGTSADGAAPPRSESDAEAESTADDQPNRPDAARGEPSGAEAGAGGGASAGSESESTADPAPETTGEDAEILDAEDDASGGVTIPDAETNGPVEARPDPDGQVATDDAVSADHPSDADGEPVTDDGEILEPADESTDDDRAPGAWPDSSDVGPPVDRDGEPTTWPDPEADSDGMEATGDSSDEPGPVADDPAEEQTDAVVLEHTDPTETGADAIATDSEIVDAGPTGPEPDQEPDSSGRPSLSTGSGIERADSVPTPGETPARRTDDVQTEYYCPRCEFVEPDGQGSLRPGDICPDCRKGYLGERPVQ; via the coding sequence ATGGTCCTGCGATGTTCGCTGCTCGGTCACGACTACGGGGAACCCGACGTCGAACGCGAGCGCGAAGAACGGGGCAGCGAAGTCGTCGTTACCGTCCAGGAGTACGAGGAGTGTTCCCGCTGTGGCGACCGCAACGTCCTGAGCGAGAACACCGAAGTGCGGAGTCTCTCCGGGACGAGCGCCGATGGAGCCGCGCCCCCACGATCCGAGTCCGACGCCGAGGCCGAATCGACCGCCGACGATCAGCCGAACCGACCGGACGCTGCCCGGGGCGAACCGAGTGGCGCCGAGGCCGGCGCTGGCGGCGGCGCTAGCGCTGGAAGCGAGTCCGAGTCGACGGCCGACCCGGCCCCCGAGACCACCGGCGAGGACGCCGAAATCCTCGACGCAGAGGACGACGCGTCCGGCGGCGTCACCATTCCCGACGCCGAGACGAACGGCCCGGTCGAGGCCCGGCCCGACCCGGACGGTCAGGTGGCAACCGACGACGCCGTCTCGGCCGACCATCCGTCCGACGCCGACGGCGAACCGGTGACCGACGACGGCGAAATTCTGGAACCAGCGGACGAGTCCACCGACGACGACAGAGCGCCCGGTGCCTGGCCCGACTCGAGCGACGTCGGGCCGCCGGTCGACCGCGACGGGGAACCGACGACGTGGCCAGACCCGGAGGCCGACTCCGACGGGATGGAGGCGACTGGTGACTCGAGCGACGAACCCGGACCCGTAGCCGACGATCCGGCGGAAGAGCAAACCGACGCCGTCGTTCTCGAGCACACCGACCCGACCGAGACCGGTGCCGACGCCATCGCGACGGACTCCGAAATCGTCGACGCAGGCCCCACCGGTCCCGAGCCCGACCAGGAACCCGACTCGAGCGGCCGCCCGAGTCTCAGTACCGGTTCGGGGATCGAGCGGGCAGACTCGGTTCCGACGCCCGGCGAGACGCCCGCCCGACGAACCGACGACGTTCAGACGGAGTACTACTGTCCGCGGTGTGAGTTCGTCGAACCGGACGGGCAGGGCTCGCTCCGACCCGGGGACATCTGTCCCGACTGCCGGAAGGGCTACCTCGGGGAGCGTCCGGTCCAGTAA
- a CDS encoding DUF5611 family protein produces the protein MKEYKMRRGEYLEERIPDMEATVEEYFGPITGTEEFKGSDLYVIGEPDNPVFEKIVVGAVEYSGKKDKLGVEFHERDPTELGPEELEAAADAVDAKNDFLLEATGRDAKARRDSLKRSVEDDPDHDVA, from the coding sequence ATGAAGGAGTACAAGATGCGTCGCGGCGAATATCTCGAGGAACGAATCCCCGACATGGAAGCGACCGTCGAGGAGTACTTCGGTCCGATCACGGGTACCGAGGAGTTCAAAGGGAGTGACCTCTACGTCATCGGCGAGCCCGACAACCCCGTCTTCGAGAAGATCGTCGTCGGTGCCGTCGAATACTCCGGCAAGAAGGACAAACTCGGCGTCGAATTTCACGAGCGCGATCCCACCGAACTCGGCCCGGAGGAACTCGAAGCCGCTGCCGATGCCGTCGACGCGAAAAACGACTTCCTGCTCGAGGCGACCGGTCGTGACGCCAAGGCCCGTCGTGACTCGCTGAAACGCTCGGTCGAGGACGACCCGGACCACGACGTCGCCTGA